From Vagococcus jeotgali, one genomic window encodes:
- a CDS encoding sigma-54-dependent transcriptional regulator: MKRIDRVYKFVEDQTKELEPSELTKHSGVTTLEVSDALCIQRTNASKDLNTLVREGVIDKIDGRPVRYVSKSIFKHQPFSKYVKSYQEDVKIDQSKVPIISLSSDKFMYFDDIFKRIIGINGSMKNVIEQAKAAILYPPKGLNSLIIGPTGSGKTYFAHTMYQFAKQNNVINDNKELIVFNCADYANNPELLMSHLFGHVAGAYTGADQEKDGLISLAHNSFLFLDEIHRLPPEGQEMIFYFMDNGKFAKLGESKKEHSANVRIICATTEDPSSALLNTFMRRIPITIQLPSFKDRSPKEKVDLVCTMMSIEAKRIQRRIVLTDDVIKALIGSVSYGNVGQLKSNVQLVTAQAFLKQMDKGELHIMLDELNDSIKNGLIHLASDRQNLSELTALLEPKVTISPNEPLSIYEEDSYELPYNLYDIIGDKATLLKEDGFNQDAINHFITTDINIHLKSFYRGHGFTFDTETKLAEIIDRKVIETTRQIYDYAVDQLNYNFQSNFLYAMGLHISSFLNRYNRGEDIKAEENENIVRMISHYPKERELALVFKSYIEKNHHVILPESEVNYLTVLLVSLKETQKDGRIGIVVAAHGMSTASSMAQVAMQLLEVDNIRAVDMPLDMSPREALEKVIENVEDVSEGSGVLLLVDMGSLITFSDEIIERTTIEIKVVDMLTTSLVLEAARKSNLLDTKINDLHDYLLDFHGYRSELVLKKEEKPIKPHSKKAIIAICASGKGTAQRMKELINNYLTQYVEEDIEVLTASVVDLDEKVRSIEENYQILASTGIKKPNITVPFISMDQLFSPDGPLIISDIISHHYRQPDELDLSEHEAKKICQTYLNDHYTFINSNKIIDLLWSTCEYLVTEFLIKTDYTFYINTSMHLAGMIERCLLNNELTIDLDELEELNNSPYTKKVNDCLNGIMEELNIEFLESEVYYLNKIIENQLIR, from the coding sequence ATGAAAAGAATCGATCGTGTGTATAAATTTGTCGAAGATCAAACAAAAGAATTAGAGCCAAGTGAATTAACTAAGCATTCAGGTGTGACAACCTTAGAAGTTTCTGATGCTCTATGTATTCAACGAACTAATGCTAGTAAGGACTTGAACACATTAGTCAGAGAAGGTGTTATAGATAAAATAGATGGTAGACCTGTTCGTTATGTTTCTAAATCTATTTTTAAACATCAACCTTTTTCAAAGTATGTTAAAAGTTATCAAGAGGATGTTAAGATAGATCAGTCCAAAGTACCTATTATTAGTCTGAGTTCGGATAAATTTATGTACTTTGATGATATTTTTAAGCGAATTATTGGTATTAATGGCAGTATGAAAAATGTTATTGAGCAAGCAAAAGCAGCTATTTTATATCCTCCTAAAGGTTTAAATAGTTTAATTATTGGTCCTACAGGCTCTGGGAAAACCTATTTTGCTCATACTATGTATCAATTTGCTAAACAAAATAATGTCATAAATGATAACAAAGAATTAATTGTTTTTAATTGTGCTGATTATGCGAATAACCCAGAATTATTAATGAGTCACCTCTTTGGTCATGTAGCAGGTGCATACACTGGTGCCGATCAAGAAAAAGATGGTCTAATTAGTTTAGCTCATAATAGTTTTCTATTTCTAGATGAAATCCACCGATTACCACCTGAAGGACAAGAAATGATTTTTTACTTCATGGATAATGGTAAGTTTGCAAAACTAGGGGAATCAAAAAAAGAACATTCAGCTAATGTGAGGATTATTTGTGCCACAACAGAAGACCCTAGTTCTGCTTTATTAAATACTTTTATGAGACGTATTCCCATTACCATTCAACTACCTAGTTTTAAAGATCGTAGCCCTAAGGAAAAAGTTGATTTAGTTTGTACGATGATGAGCATTGAAGCAAAACGTATTCAAAGACGAATTGTACTAACTGATGATGTGATTAAAGCTTTGATTGGAAGTGTGTCCTATGGTAATGTTGGGCAATTAAAATCAAATGTTCAATTGGTCACAGCACAAGCTTTTCTAAAGCAGATGGATAAGGGAGAGCTCCATATTATGCTGGATGAGTTAAATGATTCTATCAAAAATGGATTAATCCATTTAGCTAGTGATCGTCAAAATCTCTCTGAGTTGACTGCTCTTTTAGAACCTAAAGTAACAATCAGTCCCAATGAACCTTTATCTATTTATGAAGAAGATTCATATGAATTACCTTATAATTTGTATGATATTATTGGAGACAAGGCAACACTTTTAAAAGAAGATGGTTTTAATCAAGATGCTATCAATCACTTTATTACAACAGACATTAATATTCACCTAAAATCTTTTTATAGAGGCCATGGGTTTACTTTTGATACGGAGACAAAACTCGCTGAGATTATTGATAGAAAAGTAATTGAAACGACTAGACAAATTTATGATTATGCTGTAGACCAACTAAATTATAACTTCCAGTCTAATTTTTTATACGCTATGGGGTTACATATTAGTTCTTTTTTAAATCGATATAATCGTGGGGAGGATATCAAAGCTGAGGAAAATGAAAATATTGTCCGAATGATATCTCATTATCCAAAAGAAAGAGAACTAGCTTTAGTATTTAAATCCTATATTGAAAAAAACCATCATGTTATCTTACCAGAATCAGAAGTTAATTATTTAACCGTACTGTTAGTATCATTAAAAGAAACACAAAAAGATGGACGGATAGGAATTGTTGTTGCAGCGCATGGCATGAGTACAGCTTCTAGTATGGCCCAAGTTGCTATGCAACTTCTAGAGGTTGACAATATTAGAGCAGTTGATATGCCTCTAGACATGAGTCCCAGAGAAGCCTTAGAAAAAGTGATTGAAAATGTGGAAGATGTCAGTGAGGGGAGTGGGGTATTATTATTGGTCGATATGGGGTCTTTAATCACTTTTTCAGATGAAATTATTGAGCGTACGACAATTGAAATCAAAGTTGTTGATATGCTCACCACATCTTTAGTATTAGAAGCAGCTAGAAAATCCAATTTATTAGATACAAAAATAAATGATCTTCATGACTATTTGTTAGATTTTCATGGTTATCGTTCTGAATTAGTTTTGAAAAAAGAAGAAAAGCCCATTAAGCCTCATAGTAAAAAGGCTATTATTGCTATTTGTGCTTCTGGAAAAGGAACGGCACAGCGTATGAAAGAGTTGATTAATAATTATTTGACTCAATATGTAGAAGAAGATATTGAGGTACTGACAGCTTCCGTTGTTGATTTAGATGAAAAAGTAAGGAGTATTGAGGAAAATTATCAAATATTGGCCAGCACAGGGATTAAAAAACCAAATATTACTGTTCCTTTTATTTCAATGGATCAGTTATTCTCTCCTGATGGTCCATTAATTATTTCAGATATCATATCTCATCATTACAGGCAGCCAGATGAGCTTGACTTATCCGAGCATGAAGCCAAAAAAATATGTCAAACATATTTAAATGATCACTATACATTTATTAATTCGAATAAAATAATTGATTTATTATGGTCAACATGTGAGTACTTAGTTACTGAATTTCTTATTAAGACGGACTATACTTTTTATATCAATACATCGATGCATTTAGCTGGAATGATTGAGCGATGTTTATTAAATAATGAATTAACAATTGACTTGGATGAATTAGAAGAGTTAAATAACTCACCTTACACTAAAAAAGTAAATGATTGCCTTAATGGTATCATGGAGGAATTAAATATCGAGTTTTTAGAATCAGAAGTGTATTATTTGAATAAAATTATTGAGAATCAGTTAATACGCTAA
- a CDS encoding PTS sugar transporter subunit IIB codes for MIMDIRLVRIDDRLIHGQVATVWTKHSKINRILVVSDDVAKDSMRKLLLTQAAPANILVNVIPVNKLIDISTDVRFIDDIKAMLLFTNPKDVRRVVEAGVPIPSINVGGMSYQSGKKMITNAVAVDEEDISDFYYLHSKEIPIEIRKVVAESSVDMIQLLDKHMENSL; via the coding sequence ATTATTATGGATATTCGCTTAGTTCGAATAGATGACAGACTGATACATGGTCAGGTGGCTACTGTTTGGACCAAACATTCAAAAATAAATCGTATTCTAGTTGTGAGTGATGATGTAGCAAAAGATAGTATGAGAAAGTTGTTATTAACTCAAGCAGCTCCAGCCAATATTTTAGTAAATGTGATTCCTGTTAACAAATTGATTGACATCTCAACAGACGTTCGTTTTATAGATGATATTAAAGCTATGCTCTTATTTACAAATCCTAAAGATGTAAGACGGGTTGTTGAAGCTGGTGTACCTATTCCTTCAATTAATGTTGGTGGAATGAGTTATCAAAGTGGGAAAAAGATGATCACAAATGCTGTTGCTGTTGATGAGGAAGATATATCAGACTTTTATTATCTACATAGTAAAGAAATTCCTATTGAAATACGCAAAGTAGTTGCGGAGAGTTCAGTGGATATGATTCAGTTACTAGATAAGCATATGGAAAACTCATTATAA
- a CDS encoding mannose/fructose/sorbose PTS transporter subunit IIA: MVGIVLASHGEFAEGIMQSGSMIFGEQENVKAVTLMPSEGPDDLKAKIIAAVESFDQQDEVLFLVDLWGGTPFNQANTLFEEHKDSWAIVSGLNLPMLIEAYAMRLSVNNAHEIASKIIETAKDGIKVRPEALEPVAEEKVEVVAHQGDIPVGTVIGDGKIKFVLARVDSRLLHGQVATAWTKATGPNRIIVVSDTVAKDDLRKKLIEQAAPPEVRANVIPIEKMIEISKDPRFGGTKALVLFENPEDVVRVVEGGVEIDEVNVGSMAHTLGKVVVSKVLSMNEEDVEAFETLKEKGVKFDVRKVPNDSKANMDELLKKAKSELAQAKN; encoded by the coding sequence ATGGTAGGAATCGTTTTAGCCAGTCACGGTGAATTCGCTGAGGGTATTATGCAATCAGGATCAATGATTTTTGGTGAACAAGAAAACGTTAAAGCTGTAACTTTAATGCCAAGTGAAGGACCAGATGACTTAAAAGCTAAGATTATTGCAGCAGTTGAATCATTTGATCAACAAGATGAGGTATTATTTTTAGTTGATTTATGGGGAGGTACACCATTTAATCAAGCTAATACATTATTTGAAGAACACAAAGATTCATGGGCGATTGTTAGTGGATTAAACTTGCCAATGTTAATTGAAGCATATGCAATGCGCCTGTCAGTTAATAATGCTCATGAGATTGCAAGTAAAATTATTGAAACAGCTAAAGATGGTATTAAAGTACGCCCAGAAGCTCTTGAGCCTGTTGCTGAAGAAAAAGTAGAGGTTGTCGCTCATCAAGGAGATATTCCTGTAGGAACAGTCATTGGTGATGGCAAAATCAAATTTGTTTTAGCTCGTGTTGACTCAAGATTATTACATGGTCAAGTAGCAACTGCTTGGACAAAAGCAACTGGTCCAAACCGAATTATTGTTGTATCTGATACAGTAGCTAAAGATGATTTGCGTAAAAAATTAATCGAACAAGCAGCTCCTCCAGAGGTTAGAGCTAATGTTATTCCAATTGAAAAAATGATTGAAATTTCAAAAGATCCTCGTTTTGGTGGAACAAAAGCACTAGTTTTATTTGAAAATCCAGAAGATGTTGTTCGTGTTGTAGAAGGTGGCGTTGAGATTGATGAGGTTAATGTGGGGTCAATGGCTCATACATTGGGTAAAGTTGTTGTCAGCAAAGTACTTTCTATGAATGAAGAAGATGTTGAAGCTTTTGAGACATTGAAAGAAAAAGGCGTTAAGTTTGATGTTCGTAAAGTACCAAATGATTCTAAGGCAAACATGGATGAATTACTTAAAAAAGCAAAAAGTGAATTAGCTCAAGCTAAGAACTAA
- a CDS encoding PTS mannose/fructose/sorbose transporter subunit IIC: MSVISIILVIFVSFLAGMGGVLDEFQFHQPLVACTLIGLVTGNLTAGIILGGSLQMLALGWANVGAAIAPDAALASVASSIILVKALGSDNIAMKDAISSSIAIAIPLAVAGLFLTMIVRTLAVPIVHMMDSAAGKGDIRKIEVLQIIAICMQGVRIMIPAIALLFIPADIVQNFLESMPAWLNDGMAIGGGMVVAVGYAMVINMMATKEVWPFFAIGFVVAALTQITLIGLGVLGVALALIYINLSKMGGSSSSGGGSNSGDPLGDILNDY; encoded by the coding sequence ATGTCGGTTATATCAATTATTTTAGTCATTTTTGTGTCATTTTTAGCAGGTATGGGAGGAGTTTTAGATGAATTCCAGTTCCACCAACCACTTGTGGCATGTACATTAATCGGTTTAGTAACAGGTAACTTAACAGCAGGTATTATTTTAGGAGGATCTCTACAAATGTTAGCTCTTGGATGGGCAAACGTTGGGGCAGCAATAGCACCTGATGCAGCACTTGCATCTGTAGCATCTTCAATTATTTTAGTTAAAGCTTTAGGTTCTGACAATATTGCAATGAAGGATGCTATTTCTTCATCAATCGCAATTGCTATTCCTTTAGCTGTTGCTGGCCTTTTCTTAACAATGATTGTTCGTACATTAGCTGTGCCAATTGTACATATGATGGATTCAGCAGCTGGAAAAGGTGATATTCGTAAAATCGAAGTCTTACAAATCATTGCTATCTGTATGCAAGGTGTGCGTATTATGATCCCAGCTATTGCTTTACTATTTATCCCAGCTGATATTGTTCAAAATTTCTTAGAGTCAATGCCAGCATGGTTAAATGATGGTATGGCTATTGGTGGGGGAATGGTTGTAGCTGTTGGTTATGCAATGGTTATTAACATGATGGCAACTAAAGAAGTATGGCCATTCTTTGCTATTGGTTTTGTTGTCGCAGCACTAACTCAAATCACTTTAATTGGTTTAGGGGTATTGGGTGTAGCATTAGCATTAATTTATATTAACTTATCTAAAATGGGTGGTTCATCATCTAGTGGTGGTGGTAGCAATAGTGGCGACCCATTAGGTGATATTCTGAACGATTATTAA
- a CDS encoding PTS system mannose/fructose/sorbose family transporter subunit IID — translation MTERIELTKKDRMSVAWRSTFIQGSWNYERMQNGGWCYSMIPAIKKLYKTKEDQSAALKRHLEFFNTHPYVASPILGVTLALEEDRANGSEVDDVAIQGVKVGMMGPLAGVGDPVFWFTVRPMLGALGASLAMGGSILGPIIFFVAWNLIRWAFMWYTQEFGYKAGSKITEDLSGGVLQDITKGASILGMFVLAALVQRWVSISFKPIVSRVPLDKGAYVEWDQLPAGAEGIKMAFQEVASGKALTDIKTVTLQQNLDDLIPGLVPLLLTFFCMWLLKKKVSPIVIIIGLFAVGILGHVIGLL, via the coding sequence ATGACAGAAAGAATAGAATTAACTAAAAAAGACCGTATGAGCGTTGCTTGGCGTTCAACATTTATTCAAGGGTCTTGGAACTATGAGCGTATGCAAAATGGTGGTTGGTGTTACTCAATGATTCCAGCTATCAAGAAATTATATAAAACAAAAGAAGATCAATCAGCAGCTTTAAAACGCCATTTAGAATTCTTTAATACACATCCATATGTGGCTTCTCCAATTTTAGGTGTAACACTTGCCTTAGAAGAAGACCGTGCTAATGGATCAGAAGTTGATGATGTTGCTATCCAGGGTGTGAAGGTTGGTATGATGGGACCTTTAGCTGGTGTTGGTGATCCGGTGTTCTGGTTTACTGTTCGTCCGATGTTAGGAGCTCTTGGTGCTAGTTTAGCAATGGGTGGTAGTATCTTAGGACCAATTATTTTCTTTGTGGCTTGGAACTTAATTCGTTGGGCATTTATGTGGTATACGCAAGAGTTTGGTTACAAAGCAGGTTCTAAAATTACTGAAGATTTATCTGGTGGTGTACTACAAGATATCACTAAAGGTGCTTCGATTTTAGGGATGTTCGTTTTAGCAGCACTTGTTCAGCGTTGGGTATCAATAAGTTTCAAACCAATCGTGTCACGTGTTCCTCTTGATAAAGGTGCTTATGTAGAGTGGGACCAACTACCTGCAGGTGCTGAAGGAATCAAAATGGCCTTCCAAGAAGTGGCAAGTGGTAAAGCTTTAACTGATATTAAAACAGTAACACTACAACAAAACTTAGATGATTTAATTCCTGGTTTAGTACCGCTATTATTAACATTCTTCTGTATGTGGTTACTTAAGAAAAAAGTTAGTCCAATTGTTATTATCATCGGTTTATTCGCCGTTGGTATCTTAGGACACGTTATTGGATTACTATAA
- a CDS encoding DUF956 family protein: MVQSINTRIDLVMESTAFTGLTDYGKVMIGDKGFEFYHDRDPRKFIQIPWDEVDYVLASVMFKGKWIPRYAIQTKQNGTYSFSSRKPKELLRAIQPYVPAERMVQSLGFFDVIKRAYQSKFGKNKNSSD, encoded by the coding sequence ATGGTTCAATCAATTAATACTCGAATTGACTTAGTTATGGAATCAACAGCTTTTACTGGTTTGACTGATTATGGTAAGGTCATGATTGGTGATAAAGGGTTTGAATTTTATCACGACAGAGACCCTCGTAAATTTATTCAAATTCCATGGGACGAGGTAGATTATGTCCTAGCTTCAGTGATGTTTAAAGGAAAGTGGATTCCAAGATATGCCATTCAAACAAAGCAAAATGGGACATACTCTTTTTCATCAAGGAAACCTAAAGAGTTACTGCGAGCTATACAACCTTATGTACCAGCTGAAAGAATGGTTCAATCATTAGGGTTTTTCGATGTTATAAAACGTGCGTATCAGTCAAAATTTGGCAAGAATAAAAACTCATCAGATTAA
- a CDS encoding DUF871 domain-containing protein encodes MKRRLGVSIYPDHSDFKTDVNYLRRAASYGFERVFMSMLEVEGGREKTFHKFYDIIQKARELGFEVMLDIAPNIFDDLGISYQDLSFFSELGADGLRLDVGFNGSREALLSYNPYGLIIELNMSNDVAYLENILSYEANKPFIYGCHNFYPQKGSALPLDFFNSCSKRFKNQGIRTAAFVTSQSGKMGPWEVTDGLPTLEMHRYLPIDIQTKHLFATGLIDDVIIGNAYATDEELKKMSEVNKYQLIFNVELLEDTQELEKEILFDNQHFRRGDITDLVIRSTNVRVKYKELNREHDNGEEFVLGDILIGNKLFGQYNNELQIALLDHSDERKNKVGRIKLQEQFLLDYVKPWSKFKFEYE; translated from the coding sequence GTGAAAAGAAGATTGGGTGTGTCAATTTATCCAGACCATAGTGATTTTAAAACCGATGTTAATTATTTAAGACGAGCTGCTTCATATGGTTTTGAGCGTGTGTTTATGTCAATGTTAGAAGTTGAAGGTGGCAGGGAGAAAACTTTTCATAAATTCTATGATATTATTCAAAAAGCAAGGGAACTGGGCTTTGAAGTCATGTTAGATATTGCACCTAATATATTTGATGATCTAGGTATTTCTTATCAAGATTTAAGTTTTTTTAGTGAGCTAGGAGCAGATGGGTTAAGGCTTGATGTTGGATTCAATGGAAGTCGGGAAGCTTTATTATCTTATAATCCTTATGGTTTAATAATAGAACTGAATATGAGTAATGATGTAGCCTATTTAGAGAATATTTTAAGTTATGAAGCTAATAAACCATTTATTTATGGTTGTCATAATTTTTATCCTCAAAAAGGATCAGCTCTTCCTTTAGATTTTTTTAATTCCTGTTCTAAGCGGTTTAAAAACCAAGGAATTAGAACAGCAGCTTTTGTTACTTCTCAATCGGGAAAAATGGGTCCTTGGGAAGTGACAGATGGCTTACCAACTCTTGAAATGCATCGTTATTTACCGATTGATATCCAAACGAAACACTTATTTGCGACGGGTTTAATAGATGATGTCATTATTGGAAATGCTTATGCAACTGATGAAGAATTAAAGAAAATGAGTGAAGTGAATAAATATCAATTAATTTTTAATGTTGAATTATTGGAAGATACTCAGGAGCTGGAAAAGGAAATATTATTTGATAATCAACATTTTAGACGAGGTGATATTACTGATTTAGTTATTCGTTCGACTAACGTTCGAGTGAAATATAAAGAGTTAAATCGTGAACATGATAATGGTGAAGAATTTGTTTTAGGAGACATCTTAATTGGTAATAAGTTATTTGGACAATATAACAATGAGTTACAAATTGCTCTATTGGATCACTCTGATGAAAGAAAGAATAAGGTTGGACGTATTAAGTTACAAGAACAGTTTTTACTTGATTACGTGAAACCTTGGAGTAAATTCAAGTTTGAATATGAATAA
- a CDS encoding IS256 family transposase encodes MTKKKKDQKSAKLAQSIIDAYQPESVEDMQEALKDVFGPMFEAMLRGELDNHLGYENQSRQEKETQNRRNGYGNKKLKTSFGELDIQVPRDRDASFEPEIIPKRSRDVSSIEGKVLSMYAKGMSQRDIASTIEDIYGFTISHDMVSDITDQILPELEEWQIRPLAKCYAFLFVDCMYVTLRENYEVKECAVYTILGYDLKGNKEILGLWLNQTESKNRWMQIFDEIKERGVEDILFISMDGVSGLENGAKAIFPGVVVQRCLVHLVRNALRYVPSKSYKEVCKDMKSFYSASSLKAAQTAFDTFQTKWAVYPGAIDVWKRNFHHVEQLFDYGSAIRKIMYTTNAVESVHSSFRKVTKKGAFPNENALLKLLYLRVKELQSKWEGGHVHNWAMVLNQLTVNDSFSKRVEKYNRY; translated from the coding sequence ATGACAAAAAAGAAAAAAGATCAAAAATCAGCGAAGTTAGCTCAATCAATTATTGATGCCTATCAACCAGAATCGGTTGAAGACATGCAAGAAGCCCTAAAAGATGTTTTTGGACCGATGTTTGAAGCAATGCTTCGTGGAGAATTAGATAATCATTTAGGTTATGAGAATCAGTCAAGACAAGAAAAAGAAACTCAAAACAGACGGAATGGATATGGAAATAAAAAATTAAAAACAAGTTTTGGTGAATTAGACATTCAGGTTCCTAGAGATAGAGACGCTTCTTTTGAGCCAGAAATTATTCCTAAAAGAAGCAGAGACGTTTCAAGTATTGAAGGAAAAGTTCTTTCTATGTATGCCAAAGGCATGAGTCAACGAGATATTGCCTCGACAATTGAAGATATTTATGGTTTTACTATTTCTCATGATATGGTGTCGGATATCACAGATCAAATATTACCAGAACTTGAGGAATGGCAAATCAGACCTCTGGCCAAATGCTATGCCTTCTTGTTTGTCGATTGTATGTATGTCACTCTAAGAGAAAATTATGAAGTGAAAGAATGTGCGGTGTATACAATTCTTGGTTATGATTTAAAAGGAAATAAAGAAATTCTAGGTCTTTGGCTAAATCAAACAGAATCGAAAAATAGATGGATGCAGATTTTTGATGAGATTAAAGAGCGTGGCGTTGAAGATATTTTGTTTATTTCAATGGATGGTGTATCAGGGCTTGAAAATGGAGCCAAAGCTATTTTCCCAGGTGTTGTCGTTCAACGTTGTCTGGTCCATTTAGTTAGAAATGCCCTTCGTTATGTGCCAAGTAAAAGTTATAAAGAGGTTTGTAAGGATATGAAGTCTTTTTACAGTGCCTCCTCTTTAAAAGCGGCTCAAACAGCTTTTGATACCTTTCAAACAAAGTGGGCAGTCTATCCTGGAGCTATTGATGTTTGGAAAAGAAATTTCCACCATGTCGAACAATTATTTGATTACGGCTCAGCTATTCGAAAAATAATGTACACGACAAATGCTGTAGAAAGTGTTCACTCTAGTTTCCGCAAGGTAACTAAAAAAGGAGCTTTCCCTAATGAGAATGCCCTTCTTAAGCTATTATATCTTCGAGTGAAAGAACTTCAAAGTAAATGGGAAGGTGGGCATGTTCATAATTGGGCTATGGTGCTTAACCAATTAACGGTCAACGACTCTTTTTCAAAACGTGTCGAAAAATATAATCGTTACTAA
- the guaC gene encoding GMP reductase yields MKIFDYEDIQLVPNKCIVKSRSECDTSVTLGNRTFKMPVVPANMQTIIDESVAEHLAENDYFYIMHRFDEAGRKDFIKDMHDKGLFASISVGVKDNEYDFVKELKEENLIPEYVTIDIAHGHSDAVINMIKHLKKYLPETFVIAGNVGTPEAVRELENAGADATKVGIGPGKVCITKLKTGFGTGGWQLSVLRRCSKAARKPLIADGGIRTHGDIAKSIRFGATMVMIGSLFAGHEESPGEMKEEDGILYKEYFGSASEHQKGEHKNVEGKKIWIKYKGKLDDTLMEMQQDLQSSISYAGGKDVDAIRKVDYVVVKNSIFNGDIF; encoded by the coding sequence ATGAAAATTTTCGATTATGAGGACATTCAATTAGTACCAAACAAGTGTATTGTAAAGAGTAGATCAGAGTGTGATACAAGTGTCACTTTAGGTAATAGAACATTTAAGATGCCAGTTGTTCCTGCCAATATGCAAACTATTATTGATGAGAGTGTGGCAGAGCATTTAGCTGAGAATGATTATTTTTATATTATGCACCGTTTTGATGAAGCAGGTCGTAAAGATTTTATTAAGGACATGCATGATAAAGGTTTATTTGCTTCAATCAGTGTGGGTGTAAAGGATAATGAATATGATTTTGTAAAAGAATTAAAAGAAGAAAACTTAATTCCTGAATATGTGACAATTGATATTGCTCATGGTCATTCAGATGCTGTGATTAATATGATTAAACATTTGAAAAAATATTTACCGGAAACTTTTGTTATTGCAGGAAATGTTGGAACACCAGAAGCTGTTAGAGAGCTAGAAAATGCTGGGGCTGATGCGACTAAAGTTGGGATTGGTCCAGGTAAAGTGTGTATCACAAAACTTAAAACAGGTTTTGGTACAGGTGGATGGCAATTGTCAGTGTTAAGACGTTGTAGTAAAGCAGCTAGAAAACCACTGATTGCTGATGGTGGTATCCGTACTCATGGTGATATTGCAAAATCAATTCGTTTTGGTGCTACAATGGTGATGATTGGATCACTGTTTGCAGGACATGAGGAATCTCCTGGTGAGATGAAAGAAGAAGATGGCATATTATACAAAGAATACTTCGGATCAGCTTCAGAACATCAAAAAGGTGAGCACAAAAATGTTGAAGGTAAAAAAATCTGGATCAAATACAAAGGTAAATTAGATGATACATTAATGGAGATGCAACAAGATTTACAATCGTCAATTTCTTATGCCGGTGGTAAAGATGTGGATGCTATTCGTAAAGTAGATTATGTTGTTGTAAAGAACTCGATTTTTAATGGAGATATTTTTTAA
- the yidA gene encoding sugar-phosphatase has translation MTIKLITIDIDGTLLNSKKELTFEVKEAIKKAKQQGVHVVLATGRPTVGVMAFVEELGLNQDDNYVITYNGALIQNVGTKEILKKHPLTHDDYLDIELMSRKLGVHLHVQDNDTMYTANTDISKYTIVEATLTTIPLEYKPVYLMTDKIDIIKAMMVEDEEQLDEAIERLPQEFKERFSVVKSAPYYLEILNKEATKGDAVKELAELLNIKQEEIMAIGDNENDLTMIEYAGMGVAMDNAVGFVKDVATHVTKSHDEHGVAHAINTWVLK, from the coding sequence ATGACAATTAAATTAATAACAATCGATATTGACGGAACTTTATTAAACTCAAAAAAAGAATTAACTTTTGAAGTGAAAGAAGCGATAAAAAAAGCTAAACAACAAGGAGTACACGTTGTATTAGCTACTGGTAGACCGACTGTGGGAGTGATGGCGTTTGTTGAGGAACTAGGATTAAACCAAGATGATAACTATGTCATCACTTATAACGGAGCCTTGATTCAAAATGTTGGCACTAAAGAAATACTAAAAAAACATCCATTAACTCATGATGATTATTTAGACATTGAATTAATGTCTAGAAAACTTGGGGTACATTTACATGTTCAAGATAATGATACGATGTATACTGCTAACACAGACATTAGTAAATACACTATTGTCGAAGCGACATTAACTACTATCCCCCTTGAATATAAGCCAGTTTATTTAATGACTGATAAGATTGATATTATTAAAGCTATGATGGTTGAAGATGAAGAACAGCTAGATGAAGCCATTGAACGTCTTCCGCAAGAATTTAAAGAACGTTTTTCTGTTGTAAAAAGTGCCCCATATTATTTAGAAATTCTAAATAAGGAAGCAACAAAAGGAGATGCTGTGAAAGAGCTAGCTGAGTTGCTTAACATTAAACAAGAAGAAATCATGGCTATTGGTGATAATGAAAATGATTTAACTATGATTGAGTATGCCGGTATGGGTGTTGCAATGGATAATGCTGTTGGGTTTGTAAAAGATGTGGCCACTCATGTAACAAAATCTCACGATGAACACGGCGTGGCACATGCCATTAACACTTGGGTTTTAAAATAA